The Clostridium sporogenes region ACTGCTGGAGATAGTGGTAATGTGTATATGCCCTAATGATGATATTAAAGATAATTTGTTGTTATCTCCTTCAGATTCTGGGGAAGTAGCTAGAGCAGGAAGATTATTTACATATCTTGCAAGCGATAAAACAGGATATTGTGCTTATTCTTCATTTAGTAAAGAGGAGATAAAAGAAACTTTAGGAAGTGTTGGCATTAAACCAGGATGGTTTGAAGTTAAAAGTGGAAATTATTCAAATAAATTTTACATGCAAGATGATGGAATCATATCAGGTGAGTATGAGATCGAAGTCACAAGAAATGGAATCAATGATCGTGACTGGTTTGGGGATGGGTATACTAAAGATTCTAAATTTATATTACATGGAAAAGAGTATAAATTAGATGATGAGGGGCATTTGAATATACCAAAAGGAGAAGGCTGTCTTATGAGAGATCTCATAAGAATTAAATAGAAGTCTACTGAATATGTAAAAATATTAATACAATTTGTTTTTTTTATTTAATTATTATGATTTGTTTTGTATATGCTATTTTAGATAGAATTTAACATGTATCAGTATTTTAAAAAATTTATCCTGTAGAGTAATAACTTGAATCAGGTCTAGCCAAATATTTTGAACCCATTACTGAATTAGCTGCTGTACGAAGGGCAGTTGTCAATGTTAATGCGCTTAAAGGCAATGGAAATCCAGTTGATACTTCTGCTAAAAGACCGATACCCATTAATGTATACTAAATAATAATTTAATAGTATACATTCGTAAAATTAATTTCAAGATAATGTATATAATATACTACTATAAAGATGAGTATTGCAGCTATGAGGAACTTGAATTTAAGGAAGTATTAAAAACAAAACCGCATTATTCAAATTTGAATTTTGTGGTTTTGTTATGTAGTAATTAAATATATTATTAATTACTTAACTGTTTGTTTTTGCTGAAGTAAAAATAAGCCTAATCCTACTAAAATAAATGCCATACCTATACCTTGCTGTAAAGAAATAACTTCATCTAAAATAAAATAAGCAAGAATGCAGGTCCCAATTGTCTCTCCTAGAATACTTATGGAGATTACTGAGGCGCTTAACCACTTTAATAACCAATTAAAAATGGTTTGTCCTAGAATAGTTGCAATAAATGCTAGGCCAACAAAGGACCACCATGTCTGTAAAGGATAATAAGTAAAAGACACTTGTTGACTATAAGCGTAAATACCCAAAAAAAATGCGCTGCTTGCATATCCAATCATTGAATAAGAAACAAGAGATAAATTCTTTCGAACATATTGACCAATGAAAAAGTAAGCAGTAATAATACCTGCGGCGATAAAAGCAAGTAGATCACCAAACAGAGCTTGATTACTTATTTGAAAGTCTCTCCATCCTATAATGAAGCAGCCCATAATTGCTATAATACAACCCATTATGGCTCCTTTGCTAAAGCGCTCTTTAAACAATATATATCCACCAGCCATTGAAAAAATGGGTTGTAATGTGACAATAACTGTTGAACTCGCCACAGATGTGTAATTCAATGATTCAAACCATAAAATATAATGAATTGCTAGAAATAAGCCTGATAGTAGTATGAATTTCCATTGCTTTTTTGATAAGGAAAGTAGTTCCTGCAGATTTGACTTATTAAATAATAAAAATGGTAAAAGTATCAATGCTGCAAAAAACAGTCGATAAAATGCCGTAATAGAGGAAGGTGCATTTGCTAATTTTACAAAAATAGCAGAAGTTGATAGTGCAAATACTCCGAAAAATAAAGCTAAATAAGAAGTAAGTGTTGATTTCATTTATATATACCTTCTTTCTCTGTTTATTATAAAATATTTAGTATGTTATAATGCACAACACAAGTATATAATATTTATATAATAAAAAATAGCTTTATTTTCTATATCCAGTATGTTAGTACAAATTGGAGAAAAAACATATTATTATGGAAGGAAGATTATGTTATGAAAGATCATCGCATAGGTCAAACAGTACTAAGTTATCGTAAGAAAAACGGTATGACTATTCGTGAATTTGCTAATTATTCAGGTATCAGTACATCACTTATTAGCCAGATTGAACGGGGAGAAGCAAATCCATCGCTAAGTGTATTGGAACTAATTGCTAAAGCATTAAATGTACCGCTTTTTACGCTTTTTATTAATGAGATTGATACTGATTCACTAATCTCGAAAAAACAAGATCGCAAAAAGGTCTATCGTGAAAATAAAGATCATATTGTTTACGATGTGTTAACACCAGATTTTATGAAAGCACATATAGAACTTTTAATGATGGATTTAAATGCTTACACAAGTACCACAGAAGGCCACTATTTACACATTGACAAGGAAGAAATTGCTGTGGTAATGAAAGGTGAAGCGTATGTTGAACTTGAAGGCACAGAATATTTTTTAGAAGAAGGAGACGTGGTTCGTATTCCTCCAAATATAAGGCACAGATTTTTAAATAAATCTAACCAATCAAGTCACATTTTATTTGTGCTAACGCCTTCGCTTATTTAAGCTTTACTATAAATATTAATTACTTTTGGCACTTCAAATTTTAGGTGATTTAGTTTAATATGTAATCTAAATATATTTTTATATAAAAATTAATTCTTATTAATTAAAGTTTAATTAAATAATTGCGAAAATAGTTTTTAATAAGGTAAATATTGGGGTGATAAATTATGCAAATAAAAGCCTTTTGAAAAAATAAATATGAAAAGGCTTATACATATTATTTAAAATTTTAGGGGGGATTTTTTATGAAGAAAAAAATATACTCGAGTTTCATAGTACTATCTTTAATTATTTCTATGGCACTAATTTATTTTTTAATGCCAGTTTTTTCTTTAAAATTCAAATCTTTTTATATTGTTTTTATAATAATTGCACTACTTTTAAGTATTAATGTAAGATTAAACAAAGGTAAGGAAAGCTCCAAAATATATGCTATTCCTGTTATATTAATAGGATTATTTATTATTATGTTTATAATTACTTTACCAATATTTAGAGCTAGCAGCTATAAAAGCTTGTTGCCTACACCTAAATATGAAGAGTTTTCGAAAAATATAACTCCAATTGATATAAAAGAAATTCCAACAGTAAATCAAAAATATGCAGAATTATTGGCAGATAAAAAACTAGGAGAAGAAACTTCTTTAGGTAGCAAGGTGGAACTTGGAACTTTAACGTTACAAAATGTAGGAGGTAAACTTTACTATGTTGCTCCTTTAGTACATTCTGATTTTATGAAATGGCTTTTAAATGACAGTACACCAGGATATATAACAGTATCTGCAACTAATGATAAGGATGTAAAACTAGTAACAAAATTAAATGGAAAAGATATAAAAATAAGATATCAGCCAAAGGGTTTTTTAAATGATGATTTAAAAAGACATATATACTTGAAAGGAACAATAAATAAAGGCATAACAGATTTAACTTTTGAATTAGACGATAAGGGAAATCCATATTATACAGCTACTATATATGAAAATAAGGTAGGTATGTCAGGGCAAAAGGCAGTAGGAACAGCTATAGTTAACCCAGAAACAGGAGAAGTTAAAAAATATAACCTAGAAAATACTCCTAAATGGGTAGACAGAATACAGCCACAACCCTTTGTGGAAAATAATTTAAAAAAATGGGGAAAATATATTAAAGGATTCTTTAATTTTTCAGGACAGGATAAGTTAAAAACTACAGAAGGAACAGGAGTAATATATAATAATGGTAAATGTTATTATTATACAGGATTAACTTCTGTAGGTAAGGATGAATCAAGTATAGGTTTTGCTTTAATAGATACAAGAACACAACAAACAAGAATATTTAAAATAGCAGGAGCAACAGAAACAGCCTCTATGAAATCAGCAGAGGGTAAGGTGCAAAATTTAGGATATACATCTACTTTCCCTATATTAATAAATGTAGATAATATACCTACTTATTTTACAACTTTAAATGATAAAAATGATCTAACAAAAATGTTTGCTATGATTTCTGTAACAGACTACAATATCATAGGAACAGGAGAAAATATTACAGAATGTAAATCAAATTACATTAAAAACCTAGCAAGTAAAGGAAATTTAATAAATGTAGGTTCTACAGGAAAAGAAGAAAATATAACAGATACTATAGAAAGAATAAATTCTTATGTGGTAGGAAATTCTACAATATATACATTTATATTAAAAGATCATAAAGATAAAATATTTAATGCTGGTATATCTATATCTAATGAATTGCCTATAACTAAAGAAGGGGACAAAGTAAATATAAGATATGTAGACACAAAACAGGATACCATTAATATAACTAGCTTTGATAATATAGACTTTAAACAGCAAAGTAATAAATAAAATATATTAGAAGGAATATGTAAAAAATAAATTTAAAAAGAAAGTGTTTCAAAATAAAATATTTAGAAACACTTTCTTTTATTTTTAAAATATATTTTTGTTTTTTAAAAATTTACTCACTTCTAAGAGCAATAACAGGATCTTTTTTAGCTGCCATTTTTGATGGTATTGCTCCACCTATCATTGTAAGAACAATACTAGTTATAACCAATGCAATTGCATGCAATGGATTTAATTGAGCGACATTTTCCAAGTCAGTAAATTTATATAAAATTGAATTTACTGGAATAGTTAATAAATATGTAATGGCAATACCTAGCCCACCTGAACAAAATCCGATGATAAAGGTTTCAGCATTAAATACTCGAGTTATATCTTTTTTTCTTGCTCCTAAAGCACGTAAAACACCTATTTCTTTGGTTCTTTCAAGTACAGAAATGTAGATAATAATACCTATCATAATCATAGAAACAACTAAAGAAATTCCAGCGAAAGCTACTAAAACAATAGTAATACCATCCATAATATTCCCAGTCAAACTAGTAATCATAGATGCCATATCAGTGTAGACGATTTGGTCCTCTTCCTTTAGTTCTTTATTCCAATCATCAAGATAATTAGTAATATTATCTTTTGCCTCGAAATTGACAGGATAAATTGAAATAGATGTTGGAGAAGACGTAGCACCTAAAGATGCAAGTACATCATCTTTAGTTTCAACATTAGGCGTAATATTGGTTCTCATATTAGGGGTTGGATGAACAGCTGCAGTTGTTGTGCTAGTCTTTCCTGTTAGAAGGTTACCATTCATAACATTATATTTTGCTTCTTTTTGTGCAAGAACAATTTTAGAGTTTTTAGCATTCTCTATAAAATCTTGGGCTAATTGGTCTGAATAAACTATACCTGTGGATAAATTAGACATATTAGCATTTTCCTTTATACGAATGATACCACTAATTTTTAATGTAACTGCATTTTTATTGTTATAGAGATTTTCTAAGTTTGTAGTATCTCCATTAACTGTAAAATACTTACCGGATTGAGCATAATAATCGTCATTATATATTAATTTATATTCTGTTCCTATCATAGAATTAAAATCTATATTTTTAGAATTTGCACTAAAACCTAATGCTTCAAGGATATTAGTATCAACTTGATTATATTTATCAACAACTAAAACCAATTCTTTCCCATTTTTTGGATAACTACCTGCTAATACATCATAGTATGATTTTAAATAATCCGTTTCAAAACTATCACCTTTTGAAGGATACGTAGAGAATGCAGCAGCTGAGGTATTCATGTTTACTACTTTGCCATCTTGCTTTTTCAATATATTCATATTTACATTTCTTGTATAAGAAATTCCATTAATTAAACTGGAATCTATTTTTTTGATGTAATCTACATATTCAGTTGAAATTGCATTAGCATGAATAGCAGCATTTTTACTTGAATCATATGGATAAATCATTGATTTATTAGGAAATTCAGTTTTGTCCTTGTCCTTAGATTTGGAAGATGGAGACATTCCAAGAGACATCGAATTCTGCTCAATACTTATTGGATAGTTGGAAAGAGAATCCTTTTCAAATTCATTTATTTGTTTATTAAATCCATTTGATAGAGATAAAACAAGGGCAACCCCAATAATTCCTATACTAGATGCAAAGGCAGTAAGTGCTGTTCGCCATTTTTTAGTAACAATATTATTACCAGATAGCTTAAGTGCTGTAAGGAAATTCATACTTGTTTTTTTAGGCTTATAATCGTTTAAGTTATTTTCTGATACAAAGGGATTGGTATCGGAAACAATTCTACCGTCGGAAAAACTTACAATTCTATCAGCATATTCTTCTGCTAATTCAGGATTATGAGTTACCATAATCACAAGTTTATCTTTTGCGATTTCTTTAATTAAATCCATTATTTGTTCGCTTGTTTGAGTATCTAGAGCCCCTGTTGGTTCATCAGCAAGGATAATTTCAGGATCATTTGCTAATGCACGAGCAATGGCAACACGTTGCATTTGTCCGCCAGACAATTGATTAGGTTTTTTATGTATATGGTTGCCTAAACCAACTTTCTCTAGAACGTAAGTGGCCTTTTGTCTTTTTTCTGATTTTGGTACCCCAGAAAGGGTCATACCCATTTCTACATTATCTACAATACTTAAATGTGGTATAAGATTATAACTTTGAAAGATAAATCCTACACTATTATTACGATATGTATCCCAATCAGATTCACCAAATTTTTTTGTGGATAAGCCATTAATAATCATATTTCCTGAGTCATATTGATCTAAGCCTCCAAGCATATTTAATAAAGTTGTTTTACCTGAACCGCTTGGACCTAAAATAGCAACAAATTCACTTTGTCTAAAGTCAATACTGACACCATTAAGTGCAGTTTGTTCAAATTCTCCTGTTGTATAAACTTTTTTTAAATCTTTTATTTGTAGCATGCTTAATCTCCTTTCAATTTACTTTCATAGTATATATAAAGTTTTTAAACTGAATGTAAACTGGTGAGTTTATATGCAGTTTATATTTATTTGATAAAGTTTTTAAGAAGAATAAAAATGTGTTATAATTTAAAACCTATTAAAAAGGAGGTCTATATAATGTTTAAAGTATTAGTAGTAGAAGATGATCCAGCTTTGCGCAAACTTTTTTGTACAGTACTTAGTAAAAATGGATATAAATCCATTGAAGCTAAGGATGGACACAGTGCATTAGATGTATTATATAAAGAATACATAGACTTAATTATTTCAGATATAATGATGCCCAATATGGATGGTTATACCCTCACAAAATTAATAAGAGAGTCAAATAATAACGTGCCTATATTGATGATTACTGCAAAAGGAACATTTTCCGATAAACAAGAAGGTTTTAGAGTAGGTACGGATGATTATATGGTGAAACCTATTGATGTGAATGAAATGATTTTACGTGTAGGTGCTTTGCTTAGACGATCCCAAATAATCAATGAACGAAAAATTGTAATAGGTGAAACAACATTCTTATACGACTTTCTAAGTGTTAAATATAATAATAAGGAGATAGTATTACCTCAAAAAGAGTTTTATTTAATTTATAAACTTGTATCCACACCTAATAAGATTTTTACACGACAGCAATTAATGGATGAAATATGGGGCATAGAATCTGAAACAGATCCAAGAACAGTTGATGTTCATATAAATAGATTAAGGGATCGTTTTAAAGACAATAAAGACTTCAATATTATTACAATTAGAGGATTAGGTTATAAGGTGGTTAAACAGTGATGAATAATAAAATATCCGTTAAAATGGTAGTTGCTTTTTCTTTAATAGTTTTTTTAATTGTTACTTTGGCTGTTGGTATTAGTGGCTTAGTCATGGTATTTCTTTCTCGTTTTAATGTATTTACCCAACCTAATCATTTAATTTTATTAGGCTGGTTAGGTATCATCAGCATAATAGTAAGCACAGTGATTGCTCAAATTATAGGGAAAAAGGTACTATCCCCGATTTCTGATCTTAACAAAGCAACTAAAGAAGTTGCTAAGGGAAATTTTAATACTAGACTTTCAGAAAGTAGCTGGACAGATGAAATAAGAGAAATGGCACATAGCTTTAATATAATGACTCATGAATTAGGTAATATTGAAACCTTAAGAGATGATTTCATTAGTAATGTTTCTCATGAATTTAAGACTCCTATTTCAGCTATTGAAGGCTATGCTACATTGCTACAAGATGATGAATTATCTGATGAAGAACGTAAGGAATATATTCATAAAATACTTATAAGTACAAAAAGATTATCTTCTCTTTCAGGGAATATTTTGCAAATAACAGAACTTGAAAATCAAAAGATTTTACCTTTAGAACAAAAATATTATTTAGATGAACAAATCAGACAAACTATTTTATTATTTGAATATCAGTGGACAAAAAAAAATATAACTTTAGATATTAATCTAGACAATATTACTTACATTGGAAGTAAAGATTTGTTAGCTCAAGTATGGCAAAATATTTTAGGGAATGCCATTAAATTTTCTCACCAAAATGGAACAATACAGGTAACATTAACGCAAACAAATAAGGAAGTTTTAATTAAAATAAGAGATAATGGTATAGGTATGTCTCAAGAGGTTAAGGACCGAGTGTTTGAAAAGTTTTATCAGGGAGATAGTTCACATTATTCAGATGGGAATGGATTAGGTTTAGCACTTGTGAAAAGAATTATAGATATATGTGAAGGAACTATAGAAATCTCAAGCCATGAAGGAGTAGGTACAGACTTTATTGTCAAACTTCCTAAGTAGAATATTTTATTAAAATAAAAATCATTAATAGCATATATACTGTTAACCTAAATAAAAAAATAATAAACCATTTTCTGTAGATTCATAATAAATGAAGAGTAGGATAGGTTTAAATATTTTTTGAAAATTAGTTATTGATAATTTTAAACTTGTATGGTTTATTTTTCAAATATTACCTTTTATCATAAGAGACTTTAGTAAGATAATTAATTCAATATGTAAATTACTTAAGGATTTACTAATTAAAATAGAATTAAATCTTTGAAAAATGAGAATCATAAGAATAAATGTTAAATATAAAATAAATATTTATGAAAGATTCTAAATCAGCATATTGAAAAATATAGTTGTAGTAAAAGATTTAAAAAATTTTAGTTTGGAGGTACTTTGAATGAACAAAGAAGTAAATATTGATTGGAAAAGCTTGGGGTTTGATTATATAAAGACGGACTTCCGTTATATATCAAAATGGAAAGATGGAAAATGGGATGAAGGCCAATTAGTTGAAGATAATATGATTAGTATAAATGAATCTTCAACTGCACTTCACTATGGTCAACAATGTTTTGAAGGTTTAAAAGCTTATCGTACAAAAGATAATAAAATTCAACTTTTTAGACCAGATAGAAATGCAGAACGTATGCAGGATAGTTGTAAACGTATTTTAATGCCAGAAGTTCCAACGGAAAAATTTATAGATGCATGTATTAAAGTTGTTAAAGCAAATGAACATTATGTACCACCTTATGGTAGTGGAGCAACTTTGTATCTTAGACCTTTTGTAATAGGTGTTGGAGATAATATTGGTGTTAAACCGGCTCAAGAATATATATTTTCTGTATTCTGTATACCAGTAGGACCTTATTTTAAGGGTGGAATGGTGCCAGTAAACTTTACTATAGCAGACTATGATAGAGCAGCTCCATACGGAACCGGTGCAGTAAAAGTTGGGGGTAACTATGCTGGAAGTCTTTATCCACATGAATTAGCTGTGAAAAAAGGATTTGCAGATTGTATTTATCTTGACCCAGCTACTCACACTAAAATAGAAGAGGTTGGAGCAGCTAACTTTTTTGGAATAATAAAGGATAATAAATTTATTACTCCAAAATCTCCATCAATTCTTCCAAGTATAACTAAGTATTCGCTTCTTCATATTGCAAAAGAATATTTAAAAATGGAAGTTGAAGAAAGAGATGTTTTAATTGATAATTTGGATGAATTTAAAGAAGCTGGTGCCTGTGGAACTGCTGCAGTAATAACTCCAATCGGTGGAATAGAATATAAAGGAAAATTACATGTGTTCCACAGTGAAACGGAAGTAGGACCTATAACCAAGAAACTTTATGATACACTTTACGGAATTCAATTTGGAGAGGTAGAAGCTCCACAGGGATGGATTGTAGAAGTTAAATAATAGGCTAGAAAATTTCATAATTATAATTTAAAATTTTCTGTTTAATGTGATATTCATATCTGAGCCATCATTTCTTAATAGATTTATTTTTCTTAGGGTAAATCTATTATAGCAAAGTGATGGCTTAGCTATTTTTAGAATTAATAGTTTCTACAGTTGAATGGGATGAAATAAAATTCCAATTTAATTGTTAACCTGAATAAAAAATAGGTTGACGATAGTTTATTCTTATAATATACTATTAATAATAAATTTTAAATGTGAAATATAGTATAGCAATTTAAATAGTATTTATAGGAGTGATATAAAATATGGGAAAAAAATTAGAAGTAAGAGATATGATATATTCAGCATTATTTGCAACTATTATAGGAGTTTCAAGTTATATTACTATTCCATTACCTATAAGTCCAGTACCTATAACAGCTCAAAGTTTAGCAGTTATGTTAGCAGGATGTGTTTTAACTCCAATTCAAGCAGCTCTTAGTATGGTAACTTTTTTATTAATGGGAATTATAGGTATTCCAGTTTTTTCAGGAGGAAGAGCAGGAATTGGTATTATAGTAGGAAAAACTGGTGGATATTTGATTGGATTCTTCATTGGAGCAATTATAATAAGTCTTTTAGTACGTAAAAATAAATCTTTAGTTAATATGATAATAGCGTGTTTTATCGGAGGAATTGTAGTAGTACACATTTTAGGTTCAGCATGGCTTGGACAAGTTACTTCTATAGGAATAAAAAAAGCTTTTTTATTAGGATCAGCACCTTTTATACCTGGGGATTTAATAAAAGCTGTAGTAGCAGCTTTTATTGGAAGGAAACTAAGCAAATCAATGAAAAGAATTGGAATACAGTAAAAGGAATGAAAAAACATAAAAAATATATAAAAAATGTAAAGCTGCAAAAGTAGCTTTAAAAATTGAATAAAATATAATTTTATAAGCTATTAAGTGCTGTGTATACTTAGTAGTTTTTTTATTGTAAAATATAAAACTCTATAGAGTTATTAATATCATAATTACTAAGTTATTAATATAATAATTTCAGAGGGAATATAATGATTTAATAGATAATATATTTAGAGGTGTTTAATTTGGATAGATTTAGTTTTTTAAAAATGGAGTGGCCTGAAATATATGAATTTATATATAATGCAGAAGAAAAATCAAATGAAGATTCTAATACAACATTAATTAAATTAGCACAGACAGCAGAACTAATAGCAAAATACATATTAAAGGAAAACCATATTGAAACAAATACTGAAATATTAGATGAAATAAATTTATTAAAAGACTGCCACAATTTAAATTCTGATATAGTAGATTTGTTTTATAAAATAATAATTGTTTCAAATAAAGCTATTTATGAGAACTATTCTGATTCAATTATAGCAAAGTCATTTTTAGATAAAATGTTTGAAATATTGGTATGGCTTGCAATGGAGTACGGAAAAAGAGACTATAGCAAAGTTGATTTAAGTAATATGATGCCAAAAGATAAGGATATATTTAATAAATATATTAAAAGTAAATCATATAATAATACAGAAAAAAATATTGAAAATGAAACCATTATACAACCATTTACTATAAACAATGAAGAATTTTTTAAAGAAGAAAATAACAATGATATTAATATATATGAGCAGGATGTATTTGAAACAAAGAAAGAATTTTATAGAAGAATAAAAAATGATGAGATATTTAGTTTAGGTAGAGTATTTATAGAAAAATCTAATATTAATGAGACGGATAAAGTTGTTGCATTTACATTTTCTATATATAAATCAACTCAGATTAAAATACCAATCATAGATATGATATATATAGAAAGAACTGATTTTGAAAATTTATCCATAAAGGAAGAGGTGTATACCGTATTTTCAAAATTAGATATTATAGATGATAAAATTTGCATTGATATTAATAATATTTATATTGAAGTGAATAACAATAGATGCAAAGTTCATGCTGTGGTATTAGATATATCTTACTATGAAAGTTATGAAAAATATAGAAATATTATTTATTCTAAAAAACCTATTCCAACAGGGATGATTAAACTTAATAAAAATAAGTATGACATTAATAAAAATGAAATGCCCGTTACAATCAATTATTATGATTGGATACAAAAATATATTTTAAATACTAAGGCATATATAGAAATTGATAAATATGAAGCAAAAGCTTTATGTAAAGAAAATTTGTATTATATTTTAAATGGAAAACTAGATATTTTTAATGAAAAACTTTTAATAAGAGAATATTACATTCAATCCAAAAGTTTAGATAAAAATTTCAAAATAAAGCTTTATAATTCAGACCCAATGAATAAATTAAGATGTTTAGTAGAAGAAGAAGAGATAGTTGCCATGAATAGTATAGGTGAAATGTATTATAAGGAACAGAGCTATAAAGAAGCAATATATTGGTATAAAAAAGCAGCAGAGAAAGGCAATTCTACTTCTATGAGTAATATAGGCTCCATGTATTATAAAGGAAAAGGAGTAGAACAAGATTATAAAAAAGCAATGTATTGGTATAAAAAAGCATCACAGGAAGGAAACTTTACTGCTATGGGTAATATAGGATTTATGTATTATAATGGGCAAGGGGTAAAGCAAGATTATGAAGAAGCGATGTATTGGTATAAAAAATCCTATAAAGAAGGTAATTCTGGAATTATGATGAATATAGGAAATATGTATTATGAGGGAAAAGGAGTAATAAAGGACTATAGAAAAGCAATGCAATGTTATAAAAAAGCATCACAGATAGATAATT contains the following coding sequences:
- a CDS encoding DMT family transporter, with product MKSTLTSYLALFFGVFALSTSAIFVKLANAPSSITAFYRLFFAALILLPFLLFNKSNLQELLSLSKKQWKFILLSGLFLAIHYILWFESLNYTSVASSTVIVTLQPIFSMAGGYILFKERFSKGAIMGCIIAIMGCFIIGWRDFQISNQALFGDLLAFIAAGIITAYFFIGQYVRKNLSLVSYSMIGYASSAFFLGIYAYSQQVSFTYYPLQTWWSFVGLAFIATILGQTIFNWLLKWLSASVISISILGETIGTCILAYFILDEVISLQQGIGMAFILVGLGLFLLQQKQTVK
- a CDS encoding helix-turn-helix transcriptional regulator → MKDHRIGQTVLSYRKKNGMTIREFANYSGISTSLISQIERGEANPSLSVLELIAKALNVPLFTLFINEIDTDSLISKKQDRKKVYRENKDHIVYDVLTPDFMKAHIELLMMDLNAYTSTTEGHYLHIDKEEIAVVMKGEAYVELEGTEYFLEEGDVVRIPPNIRHRFLNKSNQSSHILFVLTPSLI
- a CDS encoding EI24 domain-containing protein, producing the protein MKKKIYSSFIVLSLIISMALIYFLMPVFSLKFKSFYIVFIIIALLLSINVRLNKGKESSKIYAIPVILIGLFIIMFIITLPIFRASSYKSLLPTPKYEEFSKNITPIDIKEIPTVNQKYAELLADKKLGEETSLGSKVELGTLTLQNVGGKLYYVAPLVHSDFMKWLLNDSTPGYITVSATNDKDVKLVTKLNGKDIKIRYQPKGFLNDDLKRHIYLKGTINKGITDLTFELDDKGNPYYTATIYENKVGMSGQKAVGTAIVNPETGEVKKYNLENTPKWVDRIQPQPFVENNLKKWGKYIKGFFNFSGQDKLKTTEGTGVIYNNGKCYYYTGLTSVGKDESSIGFALIDTRTQQTRIFKIAGATETASMKSAEGKVQNLGYTSTFPILINVDNIPTYFTTLNDKNDLTKMFAMISVTDYNIIGTGENITECKSNYIKNLASKGNLINVGSTGKEENITDTIERINSYVVGNSTIYTFILKDHKDKIFNAGISISNELPITKEGDKVNIRYVDTKQDTINITSFDNIDFKQQSNK
- a CDS encoding ABC transporter ATP-binding protein/permease → MLQIKDLKKVYTTGEFEQTALNGVSIDFRQSEFVAILGPSGSGKTTLLNMLGGLDQYDSGNMIINGLSTKKFGESDWDTYRNNSVGFIFQSYNLIPHLSIVDNVEMGMTLSGVPKSEKRQKATYVLEKVGLGNHIHKKPNQLSGGQMQRVAIARALANDPEIILADEPTGALDTQTSEQIMDLIKEIAKDKLVIMVTHNPELAEEYADRIVSFSDGRIVSDTNPFVSENNLNDYKPKKTSMNFLTALKLSGNNIVTKKWRTALTAFASSIGIIGVALVLSLSNGFNKQINEFEKDSLSNYPISIEQNSMSLGMSPSSKSKDKDKTEFPNKSMIYPYDSSKNAAIHANAISTEYVDYIKKIDSSLINGISYTRNVNMNILKKQDGKVVNMNTSAAAFSTYPSKGDSFETDYLKSYYDVLAGSYPKNGKELVLVVDKYNQVDTNILEALGFSANSKNIDFNSMIGTEYKLIYNDDYYAQSGKYFTVNGDTTNLENLYNNKNAVTLKISGIIRIKENANMSNLSTGIVYSDQLAQDFIENAKNSKIVLAQKEAKYNVMNGNLLTGKTSTTTAAVHPTPNMRTNITPNVETKDDVLASLGATSSPTSISIYPVNFEAKDNITNYLDDWNKELKEEDQIVYTDMASMITSLTGNIMDGITIVLVAFAGISLVVSMIMIGIIIYISVLERTKEIGVLRALGARKKDITRVFNAETFIIGFCSGGLGIAITYLLTIPVNSILYKFTDLENVAQLNPLHAIALVITSIVLTMIGGAIPSKMAAKKDPVIALRSE
- a CDS encoding response regulator transcription factor, whose protein sequence is MFKVLVVEDDPALRKLFCTVLSKNGYKSIEAKDGHSALDVLYKEYIDLIISDIMMPNMDGYTLTKLIRESNNNVPILMITAKGTFSDKQEGFRVGTDDYMVKPIDVNEMILRVGALLRRSQIINERKIVIGETTFLYDFLSVKYNNKEIVLPQKEFYLIYKLVSTPNKIFTRQQLMDEIWGIESETDPRTVDVHINRLRDRFKDNKDFNIITIRGLGYKVVKQ
- a CDS encoding HAMP domain-containing sensor histidine kinase, whose translation is MNNKISVKMVVAFSLIVFLIVTLAVGISGLVMVFLSRFNVFTQPNHLILLGWLGIISIIVSTVIAQIIGKKVLSPISDLNKATKEVAKGNFNTRLSESSWTDEIREMAHSFNIMTHELGNIETLRDDFISNVSHEFKTPISAIEGYATLLQDDELSDEERKEYIHKILISTKRLSSLSGNILQITELENQKILPLEQKYYLDEQIRQTILLFEYQWTKKNITLDINLDNITYIGSKDLLAQVWQNILGNAIKFSHQNGTIQVTLTQTNKEVLIKIRDNGIGMSQEVKDRVFEKFYQGDSSHYSDGNGLGLALVKRIIDICEGTIEISSHEGVGTDFIVKLPK
- a CDS encoding branched-chain amino acid aminotransferase; protein product: MNKEVNIDWKSLGFDYIKTDFRYISKWKDGKWDEGQLVEDNMISINESSTALHYGQQCFEGLKAYRTKDNKIQLFRPDRNAERMQDSCKRILMPEVPTEKFIDACIKVVKANEHYVPPYGSGATLYLRPFVIGVGDNIGVKPAQEYIFSVFCIPVGPYFKGGMVPVNFTIADYDRAAPYGTGAVKVGGNYAGSLYPHELAVKKGFADCIYLDPATHTKIEEVGAANFFGIIKDNKFITPKSPSILPSITKYSLLHIAKEYLKMEVEERDVLIDNLDEFKEAGACGTAAVITPIGGIEYKGKLHVFHSETEVGPITKKLYDTLYGIQFGEVEAPQGWIVEVK